The following proteins come from a genomic window of Pocillopora verrucosa isolate sample1 chromosome 6, ASM3666991v2, whole genome shotgun sequence:
- the LOC131792274 gene encoding dual serine/threonine and tyrosine protein kinase-like, with product MALQDVFEDFKKSKAVLKKVHDDTVEYFGEIVRKLSDKGAADIAEELRYKASAVQASPDEVRVMVQTAAMADVHLEFDNALAELLYTAKEKKKVTDLFDQEPALIFVGQTNCGKSSIINELLGCKALPTSDRPSTARIVRVCHAEEPYCRLVDIDGKTLEEIKMKGKDGNIIPRKKIELKSGDRGDPSKVEAIVETGLNIEFLKCGVTIIDSPGRNENKALDNLVKKQLENPLAFVIYVVDGHDLFTEQDREILNDMTSTETDSSIFFVVSKVEPEDRTESSDEDDESSRHAASVKAREKREWERKVHEDKKTRVYRRLVTYGHFSSEEPMNQNEKFHGLSAWRIHKYRAVKKKNPEASFEEFTDYTEAFERFQNSLKKFAEESLRARVECVCKTLVRVLSRCLDFFIQKANVLKRGKKQILKTLETLLHEEQQVHENIIRDLQDEKRAMYIQELLSDAINGAKDDILKEAGDFEYVFSALSIPSNGHVKEKAAVTCCQDQIKRMVVNKLQGEIKQTLTMIFRSRDLFLVHLKDDVEQIQREITRDNEIPSAAIALGKSLLSSYEAQITLSQGDRALFSFIKKSIGWIYKAICNPIDTLVKTISGEVPVGSKKWKTNVASDVLAKVDPSDMAQRITTSLKQHFCECHKEFTGEIEKVQGLFDRGQTIKDMKRETVLGFAPSLAFLEMLAYGVTDRFKFGFPAKGERIGTGAQGEVFACDNIKTPEGRPCVVKVVSVASEEVLKDLTLELHNTRALHHPNILPVMCTVVESNPTRGLSVQLVSERMRCDLHDGLAGIPSLRKRLEIALGVAKALQYLHGEELIHRDVKMQNVLLDEKNNAKLTDLGLCKPEGLINNSLVGTPLNMAPEMMKQQYDKSIDVYAFGMLLWRVCEGKGNLPKNIHRHFNPLVMLVMNAYDNKTPERLDVFPEQCWQLMERCWNQDPEARPSFDIVVGDLEAFLAEMRDQ from the exons ATGGCGCTTCAAGACGTGTTCGAGGATTTCAAGAAAAGCAAGGCTGTGCTGAAAAAAGTTCACGATGACACAGTAGAATACTTCGGTGAAATCGTTCGAAAGCTTTCCGATAAAGGTGCTGCAGATATTGCAGAAGAACTTCGCTACAAAGCCTCAGCCGTGCAAGCTTCTCCAGACGAAGTTCGAGTAATGGTTCAAACAGCGGCAATGGCGGATGTTCATCTGGAGTTCGATAACGCCCTTGCTGAGCTGCTTTACACAGccaaggagaagaagaaagttACCGATTTGTTTGATCAGGAGCCGGCACTCATTTTTGTCGGGCAAACCAACTGCGGAAAAAGCTCCATAATCAACGAGCTCCTAGGTTGTAAAGCGCTTCCCACATCAGATCGACCGAGTACCGCGAGAATTGTTCGCGTTTGCCACGCCGAGGAGCCTTATTGTCGCCTGGTTGACATAGATGGTAAAACCTTGGAAGAGATAAAGATGAAAGGCAAGGATGGAAACATAATCCCTCGAAAGAAGATCGAGCTCAAATCAGGGGATCGTGGTGACCCTAGTAAAGTGGAGGCGATCGTGGAGACTGGTTTAAATATCGAGTTCTTGAAGTGTGGTGTAACCATCATTGACTCCCctggaagaaatgaaaataaagcgCTGGACAACTTGGTAAAAAAGCAGCTGGAAAATCCCCTGGCGTTTGTTATTTACGTGGTGGATGGACATGATCTCTTTACTGAGCAG GATAGAGAGATCCTGAATGATATGACATCCACAGAGACCGATTCATCGATTTTTTTCGTTGTTAGCAAAGTGGAACCAGAAGATCGTACCGAATCATCAGATGAGGACGATGAATCAAGCCGTCATGCAGCATCAGTGAAGGCGCGGGAAAAGCGAGAGTGGGAAAGAAAAGTACATGAAGATAAGAAGACACGGGTGTACCGGCGGCTTGTCACATACGGCCATTTTTCTTCTGAAGAGCCCATGAATCAAAACGAGAAATTCCATGGGTTGTCAGCTTGGCGCATTCATAAGTACCGCGCTGTGAAGAAGAAAAATCCCGAAGCTTCTTTCGAGGAGTTTACGGATTACACGGAAGCctttgaaagatttcaaaacagcTTGAAAAAGTTCGCTGAAGAATCTCTTCGTGCAAGGGTCGAGTGTGTGTGCAAAACCCTCGTGCGTGTTCTATCCAGATGCCTGGATTTCTTCATTCAGAAAGCCAATGTTTTGAAAAGGGGAAAGAAGCAAATATTGAAGACGTTGGAAACACTTTTGCACGAGGAACAGCAAGTTCACGAGAACATAATCCGCGATCTGCAGGACGAAAAGCGGGCCATGTATATACAAGAACTGCTCAGTGATGCCATAAATGGAGCTAAAGATGACATCCTAAAAGAGGCAGGAGATTTTGAATACGTTTTTAGCGCATTATCCATTCCGTCAAATGGCCATGTAAAAGAGAAAGCAGCTGTGACTTGCTGTCAGGACCAGATTAAGCGGATGGTGGTCAACAAACTCCAGGGAGAGATCAAGCAAACGTTAACAATGATTTTCCGCTCCAGAGATCTGTTCCTTGTTCACCTCAAAGACGACGTAGAGcaaattcaaagagaaattacCAGAGATAATGAAATTCCATCGGCAGCAATCGCTCTTGGCAAAAGCCTTCTTTCTTCTTACGAAGCTCAAATCACGCTTTCACAAGGCGACAGAGCTTTGTTCAGTTTCATAAAGAAATCAATCGGGTGGATTTACAAGGCGATTTGTAATCCGATCGACACACTTGTCAAGACCATCAGTGGAGAGGTTCCTGTTGGCTCGAAGAAATGGAAGACAAATGTTGCTTCAGATGTCCTCGCGAAAGTAGATCCATCTGACATGGCTCAGAGAATCACCACCAGCTTGAAACAGCACTTTTGTGAATGCCATAAAGAGTTCACCGGTGAAATAGAAAAAGTCCAAGGACTGTTCGATCGCGGACAGACCATCAAGGATATGAAAAGAGAAACTGTTCTTGGCTTTGCTCCCAGTCTTGCATTTCTTGAGATGCTGGCGTACGGTGTCACGGACAGGTTCAAGTTTGGATTTCCAGCTAAAGGAGAGCGCATTGGGACTGGGGCACAGGGCGAGGTCTTCGCCTGTGACAACATTAAAACTCCAGAAGGAAGGCCCTGTGTTGTTAAGGTGGTAAGTGTCGCTTCAGAGGAGGTGCTCAAGGACTTGACCCTGGAACTTCATAATACCAG AGCTCTCCACCATCCGAACATTCTACCAGTTATGTGCACCGTAGTGGAGTCCAACCCAACTCGTGGCCTTTCTGTGCAACTTGTCTCGGAGCGAATGAGATGCGATCTTCATGATGGCTTAGCGGGTATACCCTCCCTGAGAAAGAGGCTTGAGATAGCTCTTGGCGTTGCCAAAGCCTTGCAGTATCTTCACGGAGAGGAGCTGATCCATCGCGATGTTAAAATGCAAAACGTCTTG TTGGACGAGAAAAACAACGCCAAGTTAACAGATCTGGGTCTCTGTAAACCCGAGGGTCTCATCAATAACTCGTTGGTTGGTACTCCTCTCAATATGGCGCCCGAAATGATGAAACAACAGTACGACAAATCCATTGATGTGTATGCGTTCGGTATGTTGCTCTGGCGAGTGTGCGAAGGTAAGGGCAACCTACCAAAGAATATACACCGCCACTTTAACCCTCTGGTTATGCTCGTGATGAATGCATATGACAACAAGACGCCAGAGAGATTGGACGTGTTTCCAGAACAATGCTGGCAACTCATGGAAAGGTGCTGGAATCAGGATCCCGAAGCAAGGCCATCATTCGACATCGTGGTTGGGGACTTGGAAGCGTTCCTAGCGGAGATGCGGGATCAGTAG